One genomic window of Arthrobacter caoxuetaonis includes the following:
- a CDS encoding IMPACT family protein, with protein sequence MSELGAVEGRYTTLAGEHRTELEIKRSRFITVLRRTETEEEARALVAQLRREFHDARHHCSAFVLGPGREVQRSSDDGEPSGTAGLPMLEALTKRETFDGAADLSDITVVTVRYFGGILLGAGGLVRAYSESVSSALSTAPLLQRARMQLYAVPASHAGAGRLENDLRNAGYTVRGTEYGAGGAVITVALPDTAGSGSAFQDRLAALSAGDVEAEPLATEWIDL encoded by the coding sequence GTGAGTGAATTGGGTGCGGTGGAGGGACGGTATACAACCCTCGCCGGAGAGCACCGGACCGAGCTTGAGATCAAGCGTTCCCGCTTCATTACCGTGCTGCGGCGCACTGAAACCGAAGAAGAGGCCCGCGCGCTGGTGGCTCAGCTGCGCCGGGAGTTCCACGATGCCCGGCACCACTGCAGCGCCTTTGTCCTGGGGCCCGGCCGGGAGGTCCAGCGCTCCAGTGACGACGGGGAACCCTCGGGAACCGCCGGCCTTCCCATGCTCGAGGCCCTGACCAAACGCGAGACTTTTGACGGCGCGGCAGACCTGAGCGACATCACGGTTGTGACAGTGCGCTATTTCGGCGGGATTCTCCTCGGCGCCGGAGGGCTGGTCCGCGCATACTCCGAGTCTGTCTCGTCGGCTTTATCCACCGCTCCCCTCCTGCAGCGCGCCCGCATGCAGCTTTACGCGGTGCCGGCCTCCCACGCCGGTGCCGGACGCCTGGAGAATGACCTCCGGAATGCCGGGTATACCGTCCGCGGGACCGAGTACGGCGCCGGCGGCGCCGTCATCACGGTCGCACTTCCCGACACCGCCGGGTCCGGCTCCGCATTCCAGGACCGGCTCGCTGCGCTCAGCGCGGGCGACGTCGAAGCCGAACCGCTAGCCACTGAATGGATTGACCTGTGA
- a CDS encoding class I SAM-dependent methyltransferase, translating to MSTASSFAFESLGRAPDVEAGNLQAWDTADTLLLDTAAGDLAGAAPGTISVIGDSYGALTLGTAALHGSRQIRVQQDPLSGELALDRNARALDLTGAYTHCRLEEGLVADARIVLLRLPRSLDALEEIARLIAGHAAPDVRIYAGGRIKHMTTAMNDILGRYFDTVTASLARQKSRVLVAGGRRPAEELPPSRFPLKAAYDVGLPQPLQLRARGAAFGGASLDPGTRFLLPFLSQARTADQAVDLGCGNGAIAAYLALTRPGAGVLATDQSEAAVASTILTMEANGLGERATVQRADALSWLADGSQDLVVLNPPFHIGATVHTGIALKLFADAARVLRPGGELWTVWNSHLAYRPALNRLVGPTAQVARNPRFTVTVSTRR from the coding sequence GTGAGCACTGCTTCTTCTTTTGCCTTCGAGTCCCTGGGCCGGGCCCCCGACGTCGAAGCCGGGAATCTCCAGGCGTGGGACACTGCCGACACACTGCTGCTGGACACTGCAGCCGGGGACCTGGCAGGCGCTGCTCCGGGAACAATCTCGGTCATCGGCGATTCCTACGGCGCCCTTACCCTGGGCACTGCCGCCCTTCACGGTTCACGCCAGATCCGTGTGCAGCAGGATCCGCTCTCCGGGGAGCTGGCCCTGGACCGCAACGCCCGGGCACTGGATCTGACCGGCGCCTATACGCACTGCAGGCTGGAGGAGGGTCTCGTCGCGGATGCACGGATTGTGCTGCTGCGGCTGCCCCGTTCCCTGGACGCACTGGAAGAAATCGCCCGGCTGATCGCCGGCCATGCCGCTCCCGATGTCCGGATCTATGCCGGCGGACGGATAAAGCACATGACCACCGCCATGAACGATATCCTGGGCAGGTACTTCGATACGGTGACGGCCAGCCTGGCCCGGCAGAAGTCACGGGTCCTTGTGGCAGGCGGGAGGCGCCCGGCTGAAGAACTCCCGCCGTCCCGCTTCCCGCTCAAGGCAGCGTACGACGTCGGCCTTCCACAGCCGCTTCAGCTGAGGGCCCGCGGCGCCGCTTTTGGCGGTGCGTCACTGGACCCCGGCACCCGGTTCCTGCTCCCATTCCTGTCCCAGGCGCGGACGGCGGACCAGGCAGTGGATCTGGGGTGCGGCAATGGGGCAATCGCCGCTTACCTGGCACTGACCCGGCCGGGAGCGGGCGTGTTGGCAACGGATCAGTCCGAAGCTGCCGTCGCCTCCACCATCCTGACGATGGAGGCCAACGGTCTTGGGGAACGTGCCACCGTACAGCGGGCGGATGCGCTGTCCTGGCTGGCCGACGGGTCCCAGGATCTGGTGGTCCTGAATCCGCCGTTCCATATCGGAGCCACTGTGCACACCGGAATCGCGCTGAAACTCTTCGCCGACGCAGCCCGTGTGCTCCGTCCCGGCGGGGAGCTTTGGACCGTCTGGAACTCTCACCTGGCCTACCGGCCTGCGCTGAACCGGCTTGTAGGGCCTACCGCGCAGGTTGCCCGCAACCCCCGGTTCACGGTCACCGTGTCCACCCGGCGCTAG
- a CDS encoding alpha/beta fold hydrolase, which translates to MSVPHTASKPVNVRGMRVVEHRFTVPLDHAQPDGEQITVFAREYSDPGVSPVSDLPWLLYLQGGPGGKGSRLLQFGGWTKAASRRFRILMLDQRGTGLSTPANRQSLALRGDAAAQAEYLSHFRADSIVADAELIRNALGSGPWSIFGQSYGGFCALTYLSFAPSGLKEVLVTGGLAPLSGPADRVYQATFGRVAARNAEYFAKYPGDRELTTRIARHLDAVPEQLPDGTRLTPRRFQMAGSYLGGNTRMDGLHHLLEEAFIDTPDGMRLSDTFLAGMWQLAERSTNPLYALMHESIYAQGQATEWAAWRVLQSRPDFLPEAAEPLYTGEMVYPWYFEEDPALRPLKGAAELLAAKSDWPDLYDPGQLARNTVPAAAAVYTHDIYVDRDLSLETAAAVQGLQVWETDEFHHDGIADDGEGVFNRLLGMVRGETP; encoded by the coding sequence ATGAGCGTGCCGCACACCGCTTCCAAGCCGGTGAATGTCCGCGGCATGCGGGTCGTGGAGCACCGCTTCACTGTTCCGCTGGACCATGCGCAGCCCGACGGCGAACAGATCACTGTTTTTGCCCGTGAGTACTCAGACCCGGGGGTCTCCCCCGTCTCCGACCTTCCCTGGCTGCTGTATCTGCAGGGCGGACCGGGAGGCAAAGGCAGCCGGCTGCTGCAGTTCGGCGGCTGGACCAAGGCTGCCTCGCGCCGCTTCCGCATCCTCATGCTGGACCAGCGCGGCACTGGACTCTCGACACCTGCCAACCGGCAGAGCCTTGCCCTGCGCGGGGATGCGGCAGCCCAGGCGGAATACCTCAGCCATTTCCGCGCGGATTCAATCGTTGCGGACGCCGAACTCATCCGGAACGCACTGGGCTCCGGTCCGTGGAGCATCTTCGGACAGTCCTACGGCGGGTTCTGTGCGCTGACCTATCTTTCTTTCGCGCCGTCGGGCCTGAAGGAGGTCCTGGTCACCGGTGGCCTGGCGCCCCTGTCCGGCCCCGCCGACCGGGTCTACCAGGCCACCTTCGGCAGGGTCGCGGCACGGAATGCGGAGTACTTCGCCAAGTACCCGGGCGACCGGGAGCTCACCACCCGGATAGCCCGCCATCTGGACGCTGTGCCCGAACAGCTGCCCGACGGCACCCGCCTGACGCCTCGGCGGTTCCAGATGGCCGGGTCCTATCTTGGCGGCAACACCCGCATGGACGGACTGCACCATCTGCTGGAAGAGGCTTTCATCGACACCCCGGACGGAATGCGTCTCTCCGACACCTTCCTGGCCGGCATGTGGCAGCTTGCCGAGCGTTCCACCAACCCGCTGTACGCCCTGATGCACGAATCGATTTACGCCCAGGGGCAGGCAACCGAATGGGCCGCCTGGCGGGTTTTGCAGTCCCGGCCGGATTTCCTGCCAGAAGCCGCGGAACCGCTGTACACGGGCGAAATGGTTTACCCCTGGTACTTCGAGGAGGACCCGGCGCTGCGTCCACTGAAGGGGGCCGCGGAGCTGCTGGCCGCGAAGTCGGACTGGCCGGACCTCTACGATCCCGGGCAGCTGGCACGCAACACCGTTCCGGCGGCGGCGGCCGTGTACACGCACGACATCTACGTGGACCGGGACCTGTCGCTGGAGACAGCCGCAGCAGTGCAGGGACTGCAGGTGTGGGAGACGGACGAGTTCCACCACGACGGAATTGCCGACGACGGTGAGGGTGTTTTCAACCGGCTGCTGGGCATGGTGCGCGGCGAAACGCCCTGA
- a CDS encoding ABC transporter substrate-binding protein, with the protein MTVNKFRHSAAAVAGAAAVALLAVGCGGGSGEAGTEENPLELTITTFGTFGYDDLYGEYEDANPGIKIKANNIDRGANAQTDLFTKLAAGSGVSDVVALEEGWLGSVMEVSNEFVDLNEYGAADIKDNWVDWKFKQGTDADGRVIGYGTDIGPQGLCYNGKLFEAAGLPSDRESVAELFGGDDATWERYFELGQQYHDKTGLAWYDQSGFVWNSMVNQMDEGYYTKSGELNIEGNAAMKEQFLQLAAGTEAGLSANETKWDWGTGKAFTDGSFATFVCPGWMLGTIQEQLESAGGGADSGWDFADVFPGGASNWGGAFLAVSESSEHKEEAAKLAAWLTAPEQQVKQSAAANNFPSTIEAQQTLVEEAVPNPMFNDAPTGAILASRAEGVIAQFKGPDDSVIQENVFGAALVPLDAGKTDGEAAWNEAIKLLNDLVVKD; encoded by the coding sequence GTGACCGTGAATAAGTTTCGACATTCGGCAGCGGCGGTGGCAGGAGCCGCAGCCGTGGCGCTGCTCGCCGTCGGCTGCGGCGGCGGCAGCGGCGAAGCCGGCACCGAAGAGAACCCGCTTGAACTCACCATCACCACATTCGGCACGTTCGGCTATGACGATCTCTATGGCGAGTACGAAGACGCCAACCCGGGGATCAAGATCAAGGCCAACAACATCGACCGGGGCGCCAACGCCCAGACCGATCTGTTCACCAAGCTCGCGGCCGGCTCAGGCGTGAGCGACGTCGTAGCCCTGGAGGAGGGCTGGCTGGGTTCCGTCATGGAGGTCTCCAACGAGTTCGTCGACCTGAACGAGTACGGCGCCGCCGACATCAAGGACAACTGGGTTGACTGGAAGTTCAAACAGGGCACGGACGCGGACGGCCGGGTTATCGGCTACGGCACGGACATCGGACCCCAGGGGCTGTGCTACAACGGCAAGCTCTTTGAAGCCGCAGGCCTGCCCAGCGACAGGGAATCAGTCGCGGAGCTGTTTGGCGGAGACGACGCCACGTGGGAGCGCTATTTTGAGCTGGGACAGCAGTATCACGACAAGACCGGACTGGCCTGGTATGACCAGTCCGGCTTCGTCTGGAACTCCATGGTCAACCAGATGGACGAGGGGTACTACACCAAGAGCGGGGAGCTGAACATCGAGGGCAATGCCGCGATGAAGGAACAGTTCCTGCAGCTGGCTGCAGGAACCGAGGCCGGCCTCTCCGCCAATGAGACAAAGTGGGACTGGGGCACAGGCAAGGCCTTCACTGACGGTTCCTTCGCCACGTTCGTCTGCCCCGGGTGGATGCTGGGCACCATTCAGGAGCAGCTGGAATCCGCCGGCGGCGGAGCTGACTCAGGCTGGGACTTTGCCGACGTCTTCCCCGGTGGCGCTTCCAACTGGGGTGGTGCCTTCCTGGCAGTGTCCGAGTCTTCGGAGCACAAGGAAGAGGCGGCCAAGCTCGCTGCGTGGCTGACGGCGCCCGAACAGCAGGTCAAGCAGTCAGCAGCTGCCAACAACTTCCCAAGCACCATTGAGGCGCAGCAGACGCTCGTCGAGGAAGCTGTTCCCAACCCGATGTTCAATGACGCCCCGACGGGTGCCATCCTGGCTTCCCGTGCTGAAGGCGTGATCGCCCAGTTCAAGGGACCCGACGACTCCGTCATCCAGGAGAACGTGTTCGGTGCAGCCCTCGTGCCGCTCGATGCCGGCAAGACCGACGGTGAAGCCGCGTGGAATGAGGCCATCAAGCTCCTCAACGATCTGGTAGTCAAGGATTAG
- the coaE gene encoding dephospho-CoA kinase, with translation MLKVGLTGGIAAGKSLVARTLVDCGAVLVDADALAREVVAPGTEGLAAVVREFGPGILAADGSLDRPALAALVFGDAAKRETLNAIVHPLVRARAAELAAQVPRDGILVQDIPLLVETGQAAAFDFVLVVEAPEAVRLERMIRDRGMDPADAQARINAQASAEQRAAAADVVLQNTGSPEELVGAVRELWRTRLVPLNRERLRAAQQE, from the coding sequence ATGCTGAAAGTTGGTCTCACCGGCGGAATTGCCGCCGGTAAATCCCTGGTCGCCCGGACACTTGTGGACTGCGGGGCGGTGCTGGTGGACGCCGATGCCCTGGCCCGCGAAGTGGTGGCACCGGGTACTGAAGGCCTTGCCGCGGTCGTGCGGGAGTTTGGCCCGGGGATCCTTGCCGCTGACGGCAGCCTGGATCGCCCGGCCCTGGCAGCTCTGGTCTTTGGCGACGCTGCAAAGCGGGAAACGCTGAACGCCATCGTCCATCCGCTGGTACGGGCCCGCGCTGCGGAGCTGGCAGCCCAGGTACCCCGGGACGGCATCCTGGTCCAGGACATCCCGCTGCTGGTGGAGACCGGGCAGGCCGCCGCGTTCGATTTCGTCCTGGTGGTCGAAGCACCCGAAGCGGTCCGGCTCGAGCGGATGATCCGCGACCGGGGGATGGACCCCGCCGACGCGCAGGCCCGGATCAACGCACAGGCCAGTGCGGAACAGCGGGCAGCTGCTGCCGACGTCGTGCTCCAGAACACCGGAAGCCCTGAAGAGCTGGTCGGGGCAGTCCGCGAACTGTGGCGGACCCGCCTTGTTCCGCTGAACCGGGAACGCCTGCGGGCAGCGCAGCAGGAGTAG
- a CDS encoding DEAD/DEAH box helicase, with amino-acid sequence MKLLEQLPAAASNTAAVDPDALYMAFLEWVESRGMSLYQAQDEAVMELVSGHNVILATPTGSGKSMVAIAAHFYAMALDERSYYTAPIKALVSEKFFALCDIFGADNVGMVTGDSSVNKDAPIICCTAEILANIALREGPDADVGTVIMDEFHFYSDPQRGWAWQVPLLELPQTQFLLMSATLGDMTRIATELSELTNRDTVTVTSVERPIPLHYYYVETPVQESLEELLATKQVPVYVVHFSQIEAIDRAQALMSINVCTREEKDRIGELIAGFRFAPGFGKTLNRLVRHGIGVHHAGMLPKYRRLVEQLAQAGLLKVICGTDTLGVGINVPIRTVLITALSKYDGVRTRPLKVREFHQIAGRAGRAGYDTAGTVVVQAPEHVIENAKAMAKAKAKFGDDQKKLRQVAKKKPQAGFVSWGEPTYKKLVEGTPEPLTSSFNVTHAMLLNILERPGDPFRAAKHLLTHNHETRASQLKLMRKALGIYRELKTAGIVEKLPAPEPDGRTVRLKVHLQPNFALNQPLSPFAMAALEILDPESPSYALDVVSVIEATLEKPRQILSAQEKKARGEAVAAMKSEGIEYEQRMAMLEEVTYPQPLAELLFQSFEVYRSSAPWLGDFELTPKSIVRDMYERAMSFGEYVAFYSLARSEGVVLRYLSDCYKALLQTVPPEALREDLSDIIEWLGELVRQTDSSLLDEWEELAAGVDSSAGSEPVLPPAPDKLTANTRAFRVMVRNEMFQRVKLFADEDDAALGALDGGSGWDAERWAGVLDDYFEEHEDIDDGPEARGPALLIIKELADKWEVRQIFKDPAGHLDWGINAEVDLAESDEAGSAVIRIIHAGRLD; translated from the coding sequence ATGAAACTACTTGAACAGCTGCCCGCCGCAGCATCCAACACCGCCGCCGTCGACCCGGACGCCCTCTACATGGCCTTCCTGGAATGGGTGGAAAGCCGCGGAATGTCCCTGTACCAGGCCCAGGATGAGGCCGTGATGGAGCTGGTGTCCGGCCATAACGTCATCCTCGCCACGCCTACGGGGTCCGGAAAGTCCATGGTTGCCATAGCGGCACACTTCTACGCCATGGCACTCGACGAGCGCAGCTACTACACCGCGCCGATCAAGGCACTGGTGTCGGAGAAGTTCTTTGCTCTCTGTGACATTTTCGGCGCGGACAACGTCGGAATGGTGACCGGGGATTCCTCCGTGAACAAGGACGCCCCCATCATCTGCTGCACTGCGGAGATCCTCGCGAACATCGCCCTGCGGGAAGGACCGGACGCCGACGTCGGGACCGTCATCATGGACGAGTTCCACTTCTACTCCGATCCGCAGCGCGGCTGGGCCTGGCAGGTTCCCCTCCTCGAGCTGCCCCAGACGCAGTTCCTGCTGATGTCCGCCACCCTGGGCGACATGACCCGGATCGCCACGGAGCTTTCCGAGCTCACCAACCGGGACACCGTCACCGTGACGTCAGTGGAGCGGCCCATCCCGCTGCACTACTACTACGTCGAGACGCCCGTCCAGGAATCCCTGGAAGAACTGCTGGCCACCAAGCAGGTTCCGGTCTATGTGGTGCACTTCAGCCAGATCGAAGCGATCGACCGCGCCCAGGCACTGATGAGCATCAACGTCTGCACCCGCGAGGAAAAGGACCGGATCGGCGAGCTGATTGCCGGTTTCCGCTTTGCTCCGGGCTTCGGCAAGACCCTCAACCGGCTGGTCCGGCACGGAATCGGCGTGCATCACGCGGGCATGCTTCCCAAGTACCGGCGCCTGGTGGAGCAGCTGGCCCAGGCCGGCCTGCTGAAGGTCATCTGCGGAACCGACACCCTCGGCGTCGGCATCAACGTGCCGATCCGCACCGTGCTCATCACGGCCCTCAGCAAGTACGACGGCGTACGCACCCGGCCGCTGAAGGTCCGCGAATTCCACCAGATCGCCGGGCGTGCCGGCAGGGCCGGTTATGACACGGCCGGAACCGTCGTCGTGCAGGCCCCGGAGCACGTGATTGAGAACGCCAAGGCGATGGCGAAAGCCAAGGCGAAGTTCGGCGATGACCAGAAGAAGCTGCGCCAGGTGGCAAAGAAGAAGCCGCAGGCAGGCTTTGTCTCCTGGGGCGAACCTACATACAAGAAGCTGGTGGAGGGTACCCCCGAGCCGCTGACCTCCAGCTTTAACGTCACCCACGCCATGCTGCTGAACATCCTGGAACGTCCCGGGGATCCGTTCCGGGCCGCGAAGCACCTGCTCACCCACAACCATGAGACCAGGGCTTCGCAGCTGAAGCTGATGCGCAAGGCACTGGGGATCTACCGGGAACTGAAGACCGCCGGAATCGTTGAGAAGCTCCCCGCGCCCGAGCCGGACGGCCGCACCGTGAGGCTGAAGGTGCATCTGCAGCCGAACTTCGCACTGAACCAGCCGCTCTCCCCGTTCGCCATGGCTGCCCTGGAGATCCTTGACCCGGAGAGCCCCTCCTACGCCCTCGATGTTGTGTCGGTCATTGAAGCCACGCTGGAGAAACCGCGCCAGATCCTCTCCGCACAGGAAAAGAAGGCCCGCGGCGAAGCCGTGGCAGCGATGAAATCCGAGGGCATCGAGTACGAGCAGCGGATGGCCATGCTGGAGGAGGTCACCTACCCCCAGCCGCTCGCAGAGCTGCTCTTCCAGTCCTTCGAGGTCTACCGTTCCTCGGCCCCGTGGCTCGGCGACTTTGAGCTCACGCCCAAGTCGATCGTCCGTGACATGTACGAACGCGCCATGAGCTTCGGCGAATACGTGGCCTTCTACTCCCTGGCCCGGTCCGAAGGCGTGGTGCTGCGCTACCTGTCGGACTGCTACAAGGCGCTGCTGCAGACCGTGCCGCCCGAAGCCCTGCGCGAGGACCTCTCCGACATCATCGAATGGCTCGGGGAACTGGTCCGCCAGACGGACTCCTCGCTGCTGGACGAATGGGAGGAGCTGGCGGCCGGGGTCGATTCCTCAGCGGGCAGCGAACCTGTCCTGCCGCCTGCACCGGACAAGCTCACGGCCAACACACGGGCGTTCCGCGTGATGGTCCGCAACGAGATGTTCCAGCGGGTCAAGCTCTTCGCGGATGAGGACGACGCCGCCCTCGGCGCCCTGGACGGCGGCTCGGGCTGGGACGCGGAACGGTGGGCCGGGGTCCTGGATGACTACTTCGAGGAGCACGAGGACATTGACGACGGACCCGAGGCCCGGGGCCCGGCGCTGCTGATCATTAAGGAACTGGCCGATAAGTGGGAAGTCCGGCAGATCTTCAAGGACCCTGCCGGGCACCTGGACTGGGGCATCAATGCGGAAGTCGACCTCGCCGAGTCGGACGAAGCCGGCTCCGCCGTCATCCGAATTATCCACGCAGGGCGCCTGGACTAG
- the uvrB gene encoding excinuclease ABC subunit UvrB, whose translation MSLAQDIKRVVAPFEVISDYSPAGDQPTAIKELAERIQAGEKDVVLMGATGTGKSATAAWLVEQVQRPTLVLVQNKTLAAQLANEFRELLPNNAVEYFVSYYDYYQPEAYVPQTDTFIEKDSSINEEVERLRHSATNALLTRRDVIVVATVSCIYGLGTPEEYIKGMVTLRRGMQMNRDDLLRRFVSMQYVRNDMDFHRGTFRVRGDTVEIIPMYEEQALRIEFFGDEIESIQTLHPLTGDLIQDEEEMYVFPASHYVAGPERMNRAITGIENELRERLSELESQNKLLEAQRLRMRTTYDLEMMQQMGFCNGIENYSRWIDGRGPGTAPHCLLDYFPDDFLLVVDESHVTIPQIGAMYEGDMSRKRTLVEHGFRLPSAMDNRPLKWDEFLERIGQTVYMSATPGKYELGKSDGVVEQIIRPTGLVDPEVVVKPSKGQIDDLLAEIRTRTEKDERVLVTTLTKRMAEDLTGYLLENGVKVEYLHSDVDTLRRVELLRELRLGTFDVLVGINLLREGLDLPEVSLVSILDADKEGFLRSSTSLIQTIGRAARNVSGQVHMYADRITDSMAHAIDETNRRRAIQVAYNKERGVDPQPLRKKIADITDSLAREDADTKALLAETAKTGKAGKGGKGAKGIRKDGLAAAPAEDLAGLIASMTEQMHAAAAELQFELAARLRDEVGDLKKELRQMQNAGHA comes from the coding sequence ATGAGTCTTGCGCAGGACATCAAACGCGTTGTCGCCCCTTTTGAAGTCATCAGTGACTACTCGCCCGCCGGCGACCAGCCGACTGCCATCAAGGAACTGGCAGAACGCATCCAGGCCGGTGAAAAGGACGTCGTCCTGATGGGCGCCACCGGCACGGGCAAGAGCGCCACTGCTGCCTGGCTGGTGGAGCAGGTGCAGCGGCCCACGCTGGTGCTGGTGCAGAACAAGACCTTGGCGGCCCAGCTGGCGAACGAGTTCAGGGAACTGCTGCCCAATAACGCCGTCGAGTACTTCGTGTCCTACTACGATTACTACCAGCCCGAGGCCTACGTCCCCCAGACGGACACCTTCATCGAGAAGGACTCCTCCATCAACGAGGAAGTCGAGCGCCTGCGCCACTCGGCCACCAACGCCCTGCTGACCCGGCGTGACGTCATTGTCGTTGCAACGGTCTCCTGCATCTACGGCCTTGGAACGCCGGAAGAGTACATCAAGGGCATGGTGACGCTGCGCCGCGGCATGCAGATGAACCGGGATGACCTGCTTCGCCGGTTCGTATCCATGCAGTACGTGCGCAACGACATGGATTTCCACCGCGGCACGTTCCGGGTCCGCGGCGATACCGTGGAAATCATCCCGATGTATGAAGAACAGGCACTGCGCATCGAGTTCTTCGGTGACGAGATCGAGAGCATCCAGACGCTGCATCCCCTGACCGGTGACCTGATCCAGGACGAGGAGGAGATGTACGTCTTCCCGGCCTCGCACTACGTTGCCGGACCGGAGCGGATGAACCGCGCCATCACCGGGATCGAAAACGAACTCCGCGAACGCCTCTCCGAACTGGAGAGCCAGAACAAGCTCCTTGAAGCGCAGCGGCTGCGCATGCGCACCACGTATGACCTCGAAATGATGCAGCAGATGGGTTTCTGCAACGGCATCGAGAACTATTCTCGCTGGATTGACGGGCGCGGGCCTGGGACGGCACCGCACTGCCTGCTGGATTACTTCCCGGATGACTTCCTACTGGTCGTGGACGAGTCCCATGTGACGATCCCGCAGATCGGTGCCATGTATGAAGGTGACATGTCCCGCAAGCGGACGCTGGTGGAGCACGGCTTCCGGCTTCCCTCGGCCATGGACAACCGGCCGCTAAAATGGGACGAGTTCCTCGAGCGCATCGGACAGACGGTCTACATGTCCGCCACCCCGGGCAAGTACGAGCTGGGGAAGTCCGATGGCGTGGTGGAGCAGATCATCCGGCCCACCGGGCTGGTTGACCCCGAGGTGGTGGTCAAGCCCAGCAAGGGCCAGATCGACGACCTCCTGGCGGAGATCCGCACCCGCACTGAAAAGGACGAACGCGTTCTGGTCACTACCCTGACCAAGCGCATGGCAGAAGACCTCACCGGTTACCTGCTGGAAAACGGGGTGAAGGTTGAGTACCTGCACTCCGACGTCGACACCCTGCGCCGCGTGGAGCTGCTGCGCGAACTCCGGCTGGGCACCTTCGATGTCCTGGTGGGCATCAACCTGCTCCGTGAAGGCCTGGACCTGCCCGAAGTCTCACTCGTCTCGATCCTGGACGCGGACAAGGAAGGGTTCCTGCGCAGTTCTACCTCCCTGATCCAGACCATTGGACGTGCTGCTCGAAACGTCTCCGGCCAGGTGCATATGTATGCCGACCGGATTACGGACTCCATGGCCCACGCCATTGACGAAACGAACCGGCGCCGGGCCATCCAGGTGGCCTACAACAAGGAACGCGGCGTGGACCCGCAGCCGCTGCGCAAGAAGATTGCGGACATCACCGATTCACTGGCCCGGGAAGACGCTGACACCAAGGCCCTGCTGGCGGAAACCGCCAAGACAGGCAAGGCAGGCAAGGGAGGCAAGGGAGCCAAGGGTATCCGCAAGGATGGCCTGGCCGCGGCTCCCGCGGAGGACCTCGCCGGACTGATCGCGTCGATGACCGAGCAGATGCACGCCGCTGCGGCTGAGCTCCAGTTCGAGCTGGCGGCCCGGCTCCGCGACGAGGTGGGGGACCTCAAGAAGGAACTTCGGCAGATGCAGAACGCCGGGCACGCCTAG
- a CDS encoding GNAT family N-acetyltransferase — translation MQIRAARKDDVPVILELIHELAVYEKEPDAVRNTPQALAGHLFAEHPAVFAHVLEDEAGVQGFALWFLNYSTWEGAHGIWLEDLYVRPEARGRGYGKALLRSLAQLAVERGYARVEWCVLNWNEPSIAFYKSLGAQPMDEWTTYRLTGGALEDFGTPGAA, via the coding sequence ATGCAGATTCGAGCCGCCCGCAAAGACGACGTTCCCGTAATCCTCGAGCTCATCCATGAGCTGGCCGTCTACGAAAAGGAACCGGACGCGGTTCGGAATACCCCGCAGGCCCTGGCCGGCCACCTGTTTGCCGAGCACCCCGCAGTGTTCGCGCACGTGCTTGAGGACGAGGCAGGCGTGCAGGGCTTTGCCCTGTGGTTCCTGAACTACTCCACGTGGGAAGGGGCCCACGGCATCTGGCTGGAGGACCTCTACGTACGTCCGGAGGCCCGGGGCCGCGGATACGGGAAGGCGCTGCTGCGCAGCCTGGCCCAGCTCGCCGTCGAGCGCGGCTACGCCCGGGTGGAATGGTGCGTCCTGAACTGGAACGAGCCGTCCATTGCCTTCTACAAGTCCCTGGGGGCCCAGCCCATGGATGAGTGGACGACCTACCGCCTCACCGGCGGAGCACTGGAGGATTTCGGCACCCCGGGCGCGGCATGA